One part of the Terriglobales bacterium genome encodes these proteins:
- a CDS encoding cold-shock protein, with amino-acid sequence MREKGTVKWFNGAKGYGFIQRSTGEDVFVHFSAIQEQGYRTLNEGETVEFDLLKGPKGFQAANVSRG; translated from the coding sequence GTGAGAGAGAAGGGCACAGTGAAGTGGTTCAACGGCGCCAAGGGTTATGGCTTCATCCAGCGGTCGACCGGGGAGGACGTGTTCGTCCATTTCTCCGCCATCCAGGAGCAGGGATACCGGACGCTGAATGAAGGCGAGACCGTGGAGTTCGATCTGCTGAAGGGCCCCAAGGGCTTCCAGGCCGCGAACGTAAGCCGCGGATAG